A window of Daphnia pulicaria isolate SC F1-1A chromosome 10, SC_F0-13Bv2, whole genome shotgun sequence contains these coding sequences:
- the LOC124314405 gene encoding metabotropic glutamate receptor 2-like isoform X3: MKMFKVLRKTTHVFRVVLLLWLSMTAGSVQVVSRQDGDIMLGALFPIHAKGSSPEGCGSLQGDDGIQPLEALHYTLDQINRDPNLLPNITLGVLAFDSCDNIVNALDQCLDFIKGFVTRIQEEKRIQLEACSAGSSDDLLAKLTSPQKPVVGVIGDQSSDITIQVTSLLRIFKIPLISYQSTSPTLSDRERFAYFFRTVPSDVTQAYAILEILRNFNWTFASLVYEDSEYGVKGYETLLRLASRYGVCFAAQIRVDVKHFKTTDYDQVLGKLQSQSQSRIVVLFSGKSCATQLMAATKRVATKHAKPLIWVGCDGWSSRDVVTAGYETIVEGAITVQPLVRHLDGFDTYFKSLRPDTNIRNPWFSEYWQDFFKCRLKLEQLPRGIMPSQYSDPCKPGLHITDKRLTSVKFLQFIRDAVYAYAHALHNQWQVECEGRPGVCEKMRNAEGSVLKYYLEGASFTDQNKRVFKFYHGGDGPPRYSVLNFQKHDDDSYIWKEIGIFYLGADDLPKLEIDRKVLQYRRYEKLYPNSTCKEHCDAKKGLVPYLQSNNSCCPDCKKCEPFEMIQGGHCQPCPNGFLPNENRSRCVSIDEQIIDYRNPWAAGSMAFALFGILLTLAVAFIFWRHRQTPVIKASGRELSAILLLATLCSFAMTFLIASRPTGFKCGVTRFSLGLTHTVAFAAIAVKTNRVARIFGTKKTGSTSLTCPRAKYISPRSQLAITGALTLIEVFVNASWLIYQSPRTTHIFPDRYKRVLICEGMDHYTYLVGLVYPLILIGCCTVYAFQTRKCPGGFNEARYIGFSTYTTCVLWMAFIPLFLTAPTTTLRIVTLAMSMSISGIVQLACLFAPKVYIVLCKPEKNTRTGVMAQHRSSSSYALATPPSIALHPLHNNQGSQLTIANGTEVGELFADGHHQQQQRRKSIQAQHLLGASSDCEENTMRLTPHNSELHLPDDTVSESSVYTLKMKRPSKGTVHFDCEDIDVIDQQQQKQQQLKVDNECNNFDSKSID, from the exons atgaaaatgttCAAAGTTTTACGAAAAACGACACATGTGTTTCGCGTAGTTCTTCTCCTCTGGTTGTCCATGACGGCGGGATCGGTCCAAGTGGTCAGCCGTCAAGACGGAGACATCATGCTCGGAGCTCTTTTTCCCATTCACGCAAAAGGCTCATCGCCAGAAGGCTGTGGATCTCTTCAG GGCGATGATGGAATCCAGCCACTAGAAGCACTTCATTACACGTTGGATCAAATCAACAGGGACCCGAATCTTCTGCCCAACATCACTCTCGGAGTGCTGGCCTTCGATTCCTGCGACAATATCGTGAATGCGCTGGACCAGTGTCTCGATTTCATCAAAG GTTTCGTGACAAGGATACAAGAGGAAAAGCGGATTCAGCTGGAAGCTTGTTCGGCCGGATCAAGTGACGATTTGCTGGCGAAACTCACCAGTCCCCAGAAGCCCGTGGTGGGAGTTATCGGCGACCAGAGTTCCGACATAACCATACAA GTGACGAGTCTGTTAAGGATTTTCAAGATTCCGCTCATCAGCTATCAATCTACTAGTCCAACTCTGTCGGACCGGGAGCGTTTCGCCTATTTCTTCCGCACAGTGCCGAGTGATGTGACGCAAGCCTACGCCATTTTGGAAATCCTGCG GAATTTCAATTGGACGTTTGCGTCGCTGGTCTACGAGGACTCTGAATACGGCGTCAAG GGTTACGAGACTTTATTGCGACTGGCTTCGAGGTACGGCGTGTGTTTCGCGGCCCAGATCCGCGTCGACGTCAAACATTTCAAGACGACCGATTACGATCAGGTACTAGGGAAGCTGCAATCTCAGTCGCAATCTCGCATCGTCGTCTTGTTCAGCGGCAAATCTTGCGCCACCCAACTGATGGCAGCCACAAAACGAGTTGCCACTAAACACGCTAAACCCCTCATTTGGGTCGGATGCGACGGATGGTCCAGTCGGGATGTCGTCACTGCTG GTTACGAAACGATCGTCGAAGGCGCCATTACTGTCCAGCCTTTGGTTCGCCATTTGGACGGCTTTGACACCTACTTCAAATCTCTCCGTCCGGATACCAACATCCGGAATCCTTGGTTCTCCGAGTATTGGCAAGATTTCTTCAA ATGCCGGCTCAAGTTGGAGCAATTACCCAGGGGCATCATGCCCAGTCAGTACAGTGATCCATGTAAGCCTGGACTTCATATCACCGACAAGCGTCTCACTTCGGTCAAGTTCCTGCAATTTATTCGTGACGCAGTCTACGCCTACGCTCACGCCCTACACAACCAGTGGCAAGTTGAATGCGAAGGTCGTCCCGGCGTCTGCGAGAAAATGCGAAACGCCGAAGGCAGCGTTCTCAAATACTACCTAGAGGGCGCAAGTTTCACTG ACCAAAATAAGCGAGTTTTTAAGTTCTACCACGGCGGCGACGGTCCGCCGCGCTATTCCGTCCTCAATTTTCAAAAGCATGATGACGACAGCTACATCTGGAAGGAGATTGGAATCTTTTATC TTGGAGCAGATGATCTTCCCAAATTGGAAATCGATCGCAAAGTGTTGCAATATCGCCGCTATGAAAAATTGTACCCCAACTCGACGTGCAAGGAGCATTGCGATGCCAAAAAAGGCCTCGTACCCTATCTGCAa agCAACAACAGCTGTTGTCCAGACTGCAAGAAATgtgaaccatttgaaatgattCAAGGTGGACATTGTCAACCGTGCCCAAACGGCTTCCTGCCCAACGAGAATCGTTCGCGCTGCGTTTCGATCGACGAGCAGATCATCGACTACCGAAACCCTTGGGCAGCCGGTTCCATGGCCTTCGCTTTATTTG GGATTTTGTTGACCCTGGCTGTGGCTTTCATCTTCTGGCGCCACCGACAAACTCCCGTGATCAAGGCTTCGGGACGGGAGCTATCAGCCATCCTACTGTTGGCGACACTCTGCTCGTTTGCCATGACCTTTCTGATCGCCTCACGTCCGACCGGTTTCAAGTGCGGGGTGACTCGATTCTCACTCGGCCTCACGCACACTGTCGCCTTCGCAGCAATCGCAGTCAAGACTAACAG AGTTGCTCGAATTTTCGGAACGAAAAAGACGGGCTCAACGTCGCTGACCTGCCCCCGCGCCAAATACATCAGCCCGCGATCTCAACTGGCCATCACCGGCGCTCTGACTCTGATCGAAGTCTTCGTTAACGCTTCCTGGCTGATTTATCAGTCACCCAGGACCACTCACATCTTTCCCGATAG ATACAAGCGAGTCCTCATCTGCGAGGGTATGGATCATTACACTTACCTCGTCGGCCTTGTCTATCCCCTGATTCTAATTGGTTGCTGCACTGTCTACGCCTTCCAAACTCGCAAGTGTCCCGGCGGTTTTAATGAGGCCCGCTATATCGGCTTCTCTACTTACACCACTTGCGTCTTGTGGATGGCTTTTATTCCGCTCTTCTTGACTGCGCCCACCACAACACTGCGAATCGTCACGCTCGCCATGTCCATGTCCATCAG CGGAATTGTCCAGTTGGCCTGTCTCTTTGCCCCCAAAGTCTACATTGTCCTTTGCAAACCAGAGAAGAACACTCGAACGGGAGTCATGGCCCAGCATCGATCCAG CAGTTCGTATGCGCTTGCCACTCCGCCCAGCATCGCGCTGCATCCGCTGCACAACAACCAGGGCAGCCAGCTGACGATCGCAAATGGAACCGAAGTCGGCGAGTTGTTTGCCGACGGtcatcatcaacaacaacagcggagAAAATCGATTCAAGCTCAACACTTACTTGGGGCTTCGTCCGATTGTGAGGAGAACACAATGAGGCTGACACCTCACAACAGTGAACTGCACTTGCCCGATGACACCGTCA GCGAGTCGAGTGTTTACACCCTGAAAATGAAGAGACCCAGCAAAGGCACCGTTCATTTTGACTGTGAAGACATTGACGTAATAGatcagcagcaacaaaagCAGCAACAACTTAAAGTCGACAACGAATGCAACAACTTTGATTCGAAATCGATAGACTGA
- the LOC124314405 gene encoding metabotropic glutamate receptor 2-like isoform X2, with protein sequence MKMFKVLRKTTHVFRVVLLLWLSMTAGSVQVVSRQDGDIMLGALFPIHAKGSSPEGCGSLQGDDGIQPLEALHYTLDQINRDPNLLPNITLGVLAFDSCDNIVNALDQCLDFIKGTVEKSFVTRIQEEKRIQLEACSAGSSDDLLAKLTSPQKPVVGVIGDQSSDITIQVTSLLRIFKIPLISYQSTSPTLSDRERFAYFFRTVPSDVTQAYAILEILRNFNWTFASLVYEDSEYGVKGYETLLRLASRYGVCFAAQIRVDVKHFKTTDYDQVLGKLQSQSQSRIVVLFSGKSCATQLMAATKRVATKHAKPLIWVGCDGWSSRDVVTAGYETIVEGAITVQPLVRHLDGFDTYFKSLRPDTNIRNPWFSEYWQDFFKCRLKLEQLPRGIMPSQYSDPCKPGLHITDKRLTSVKFLQFIRDAVYAYAHALHNQWQVECEGRPGVCEKMRNAEGSVLKYYLEGASFTDQNKRVFKFYHGGDGPPRYSVLNFQKHDDDSYIWKEIGIFYLGADDLPKLEIDRKVLQYRRYEKLYPNSTCKEHCDAKKGLVPYLQSNNSCCPDCKKCEPFEMIQGGHCQPCPNGFLPNENRSRCVSIDEQIIDYRNPWAAGSMAFALFGILLTLAVAFIFWRHRQTPVIKASGRELSAILLLATLCSFAMTFLIASRPTGFKCGVTRFSLGLTHTVAFAAIAVKTNRVARIFGTKKTGSTSLTCPRAKYISPRSQLAITGALTLIEVFVNASWLIYQSPRTTHIFPDRYKRVLICEGMDHYTYLVGLVYPLILIGCCTVYAFQTRKCPGGFNEARYIGFSTYTTCVLWMAFIPLFLTAPTTTLRIVTLAMSMSISGIVQLACLFAPKVYIVLCKPEKNTRTGVMAQHRSSSYALATPPSIALHPLHNNQGSQLTIANGTEVGELFADGHHQQQQRRKSIQAQHLLGASSDCEENTMRLTPHNSELHLPDDTVSESSVYTLKMKRPSKGTVHFDCEDIDVIDQQQQKQQQLKVDNECNNFDSKSID encoded by the exons atgaaaatgttCAAAGTTTTACGAAAAACGACACATGTGTTTCGCGTAGTTCTTCTCCTCTGGTTGTCCATGACGGCGGGATCGGTCCAAGTGGTCAGCCGTCAAGACGGAGACATCATGCTCGGAGCTCTTTTTCCCATTCACGCAAAAGGCTCATCGCCAGAAGGCTGTGGATCTCTTCAG GGCGATGATGGAATCCAGCCACTAGAAGCACTTCATTACACGTTGGATCAAATCAACAGGGACCCGAATCTTCTGCCCAACATCACTCTCGGAGTGCTGGCCTTCGATTCCTGCGACAATATCGTGAATGCGCTGGACCAGTGTCTCGATTTCATCAAAG GCACAGTGGAAAAGA GTTTCGTGACAAGGATACAAGAGGAAAAGCGGATTCAGCTGGAAGCTTGTTCGGCCGGATCAAGTGACGATTTGCTGGCGAAACTCACCAGTCCCCAGAAGCCCGTGGTGGGAGTTATCGGCGACCAGAGTTCCGACATAACCATACAA GTGACGAGTCTGTTAAGGATTTTCAAGATTCCGCTCATCAGCTATCAATCTACTAGTCCAACTCTGTCGGACCGGGAGCGTTTCGCCTATTTCTTCCGCACAGTGCCGAGTGATGTGACGCAAGCCTACGCCATTTTGGAAATCCTGCG GAATTTCAATTGGACGTTTGCGTCGCTGGTCTACGAGGACTCTGAATACGGCGTCAAG GGTTACGAGACTTTATTGCGACTGGCTTCGAGGTACGGCGTGTGTTTCGCGGCCCAGATCCGCGTCGACGTCAAACATTTCAAGACGACCGATTACGATCAGGTACTAGGGAAGCTGCAATCTCAGTCGCAATCTCGCATCGTCGTCTTGTTCAGCGGCAAATCTTGCGCCACCCAACTGATGGCAGCCACAAAACGAGTTGCCACTAAACACGCTAAACCCCTCATTTGGGTCGGATGCGACGGATGGTCCAGTCGGGATGTCGTCACTGCTG GTTACGAAACGATCGTCGAAGGCGCCATTACTGTCCAGCCTTTGGTTCGCCATTTGGACGGCTTTGACACCTACTTCAAATCTCTCCGTCCGGATACCAACATCCGGAATCCTTGGTTCTCCGAGTATTGGCAAGATTTCTTCAA ATGCCGGCTCAAGTTGGAGCAATTACCCAGGGGCATCATGCCCAGTCAGTACAGTGATCCATGTAAGCCTGGACTTCATATCACCGACAAGCGTCTCACTTCGGTCAAGTTCCTGCAATTTATTCGTGACGCAGTCTACGCCTACGCTCACGCCCTACACAACCAGTGGCAAGTTGAATGCGAAGGTCGTCCCGGCGTCTGCGAGAAAATGCGAAACGCCGAAGGCAGCGTTCTCAAATACTACCTAGAGGGCGCAAGTTTCACTG ACCAAAATAAGCGAGTTTTTAAGTTCTACCACGGCGGCGACGGTCCGCCGCGCTATTCCGTCCTCAATTTTCAAAAGCATGATGACGACAGCTACATCTGGAAGGAGATTGGAATCTTTTATC TTGGAGCAGATGATCTTCCCAAATTGGAAATCGATCGCAAAGTGTTGCAATATCGCCGCTATGAAAAATTGTACCCCAACTCGACGTGCAAGGAGCATTGCGATGCCAAAAAAGGCCTCGTACCCTATCTGCAa agCAACAACAGCTGTTGTCCAGACTGCAAGAAATgtgaaccatttgaaatgattCAAGGTGGACATTGTCAACCGTGCCCAAACGGCTTCCTGCCCAACGAGAATCGTTCGCGCTGCGTTTCGATCGACGAGCAGATCATCGACTACCGAAACCCTTGGGCAGCCGGTTCCATGGCCTTCGCTTTATTTG GGATTTTGTTGACCCTGGCTGTGGCTTTCATCTTCTGGCGCCACCGACAAACTCCCGTGATCAAGGCTTCGGGACGGGAGCTATCAGCCATCCTACTGTTGGCGACACTCTGCTCGTTTGCCATGACCTTTCTGATCGCCTCACGTCCGACCGGTTTCAAGTGCGGGGTGACTCGATTCTCACTCGGCCTCACGCACACTGTCGCCTTCGCAGCAATCGCAGTCAAGACTAACAG AGTTGCTCGAATTTTCGGAACGAAAAAGACGGGCTCAACGTCGCTGACCTGCCCCCGCGCCAAATACATCAGCCCGCGATCTCAACTGGCCATCACCGGCGCTCTGACTCTGATCGAAGTCTTCGTTAACGCTTCCTGGCTGATTTATCAGTCACCCAGGACCACTCACATCTTTCCCGATAG ATACAAGCGAGTCCTCATCTGCGAGGGTATGGATCATTACACTTACCTCGTCGGCCTTGTCTATCCCCTGATTCTAATTGGTTGCTGCACTGTCTACGCCTTCCAAACTCGCAAGTGTCCCGGCGGTTTTAATGAGGCCCGCTATATCGGCTTCTCTACTTACACCACTTGCGTCTTGTGGATGGCTTTTATTCCGCTCTTCTTGACTGCGCCCACCACAACACTGCGAATCGTCACGCTCGCCATGTCCATGTCCATCAG CGGAATTGTCCAGTTGGCCTGTCTCTTTGCCCCCAAAGTCTACATTGTCCTTTGCAAACCAGAGAAGAACACTCGAACGGGAGTCATGGCCCAGCATCGATCCAG TTCGTATGCGCTTGCCACTCCGCCCAGCATCGCGCTGCATCCGCTGCACAACAACCAGGGCAGCCAGCTGACGATCGCAAATGGAACCGAAGTCGGCGAGTTGTTTGCCGACGGtcatcatcaacaacaacagcggagAAAATCGATTCAAGCTCAACACTTACTTGGGGCTTCGTCCGATTGTGAGGAGAACACAATGAGGCTGACACCTCACAACAGTGAACTGCACTTGCCCGATGACACCGTCA GCGAGTCGAGTGTTTACACCCTGAAAATGAAGAGACCCAGCAAAGGCACCGTTCATTTTGACTGTGAAGACATTGACGTAATAGatcagcagcaacaaaagCAGCAACAACTTAAAGTCGACAACGAATGCAACAACTTTGATTCGAAATCGATAGACTGA
- the LOC124314405 gene encoding metabotropic glutamate receptor 2-like isoform X1, giving the protein MKMFKVLRKTTHVFRVVLLLWLSMTAGSVQVVSRQDGDIMLGALFPIHAKGSSPEGCGSLQGDDGIQPLEALHYTLDQINRDPNLLPNITLGVLAFDSCDNIVNALDQCLDFIKGTVEKSFVTRIQEEKRIQLEACSAGSSDDLLAKLTSPQKPVVGVIGDQSSDITIQVTSLLRIFKIPLISYQSTSPTLSDRERFAYFFRTVPSDVTQAYAILEILRNFNWTFASLVYEDSEYGVKGYETLLRLASRYGVCFAAQIRVDVKHFKTTDYDQVLGKLQSQSQSRIVVLFSGKSCATQLMAATKRVATKHAKPLIWVGCDGWSSRDVVTAGYETIVEGAITVQPLVRHLDGFDTYFKSLRPDTNIRNPWFSEYWQDFFKCRLKLEQLPRGIMPSQYSDPCKPGLHITDKRLTSVKFLQFIRDAVYAYAHALHNQWQVECEGRPGVCEKMRNAEGSVLKYYLEGASFTDQNKRVFKFYHGGDGPPRYSVLNFQKHDDDSYIWKEIGIFYLGADDLPKLEIDRKVLQYRRYEKLYPNSTCKEHCDAKKGLVPYLQSNNSCCPDCKKCEPFEMIQGGHCQPCPNGFLPNENRSRCVSIDEQIIDYRNPWAAGSMAFALFGILLTLAVAFIFWRHRQTPVIKASGRELSAILLLATLCSFAMTFLIASRPTGFKCGVTRFSLGLTHTVAFAAIAVKTNRVARIFGTKKTGSTSLTCPRAKYISPRSQLAITGALTLIEVFVNASWLIYQSPRTTHIFPDRYKRVLICEGMDHYTYLVGLVYPLILIGCCTVYAFQTRKCPGGFNEARYIGFSTYTTCVLWMAFIPLFLTAPTTTLRIVTLAMSMSISGIVQLACLFAPKVYIVLCKPEKNTRTGVMAQHRSSSSYALATPPSIALHPLHNNQGSQLTIANGTEVGELFADGHHQQQQRRKSIQAQHLLGASSDCEENTMRLTPHNSELHLPDDTVSESSVYTLKMKRPSKGTVHFDCEDIDVIDQQQQKQQQLKVDNECNNFDSKSID; this is encoded by the exons atgaaaatgttCAAAGTTTTACGAAAAACGACACATGTGTTTCGCGTAGTTCTTCTCCTCTGGTTGTCCATGACGGCGGGATCGGTCCAAGTGGTCAGCCGTCAAGACGGAGACATCATGCTCGGAGCTCTTTTTCCCATTCACGCAAAAGGCTCATCGCCAGAAGGCTGTGGATCTCTTCAG GGCGATGATGGAATCCAGCCACTAGAAGCACTTCATTACACGTTGGATCAAATCAACAGGGACCCGAATCTTCTGCCCAACATCACTCTCGGAGTGCTGGCCTTCGATTCCTGCGACAATATCGTGAATGCGCTGGACCAGTGTCTCGATTTCATCAAAG GCACAGTGGAAAAGA GTTTCGTGACAAGGATACAAGAGGAAAAGCGGATTCAGCTGGAAGCTTGTTCGGCCGGATCAAGTGACGATTTGCTGGCGAAACTCACCAGTCCCCAGAAGCCCGTGGTGGGAGTTATCGGCGACCAGAGTTCCGACATAACCATACAA GTGACGAGTCTGTTAAGGATTTTCAAGATTCCGCTCATCAGCTATCAATCTACTAGTCCAACTCTGTCGGACCGGGAGCGTTTCGCCTATTTCTTCCGCACAGTGCCGAGTGATGTGACGCAAGCCTACGCCATTTTGGAAATCCTGCG GAATTTCAATTGGACGTTTGCGTCGCTGGTCTACGAGGACTCTGAATACGGCGTCAAG GGTTACGAGACTTTATTGCGACTGGCTTCGAGGTACGGCGTGTGTTTCGCGGCCCAGATCCGCGTCGACGTCAAACATTTCAAGACGACCGATTACGATCAGGTACTAGGGAAGCTGCAATCTCAGTCGCAATCTCGCATCGTCGTCTTGTTCAGCGGCAAATCTTGCGCCACCCAACTGATGGCAGCCACAAAACGAGTTGCCACTAAACACGCTAAACCCCTCATTTGGGTCGGATGCGACGGATGGTCCAGTCGGGATGTCGTCACTGCTG GTTACGAAACGATCGTCGAAGGCGCCATTACTGTCCAGCCTTTGGTTCGCCATTTGGACGGCTTTGACACCTACTTCAAATCTCTCCGTCCGGATACCAACATCCGGAATCCTTGGTTCTCCGAGTATTGGCAAGATTTCTTCAA ATGCCGGCTCAAGTTGGAGCAATTACCCAGGGGCATCATGCCCAGTCAGTACAGTGATCCATGTAAGCCTGGACTTCATATCACCGACAAGCGTCTCACTTCGGTCAAGTTCCTGCAATTTATTCGTGACGCAGTCTACGCCTACGCTCACGCCCTACACAACCAGTGGCAAGTTGAATGCGAAGGTCGTCCCGGCGTCTGCGAGAAAATGCGAAACGCCGAAGGCAGCGTTCTCAAATACTACCTAGAGGGCGCAAGTTTCACTG ACCAAAATAAGCGAGTTTTTAAGTTCTACCACGGCGGCGACGGTCCGCCGCGCTATTCCGTCCTCAATTTTCAAAAGCATGATGACGACAGCTACATCTGGAAGGAGATTGGAATCTTTTATC TTGGAGCAGATGATCTTCCCAAATTGGAAATCGATCGCAAAGTGTTGCAATATCGCCGCTATGAAAAATTGTACCCCAACTCGACGTGCAAGGAGCATTGCGATGCCAAAAAAGGCCTCGTACCCTATCTGCAa agCAACAACAGCTGTTGTCCAGACTGCAAGAAATgtgaaccatttgaaatgattCAAGGTGGACATTGTCAACCGTGCCCAAACGGCTTCCTGCCCAACGAGAATCGTTCGCGCTGCGTTTCGATCGACGAGCAGATCATCGACTACCGAAACCCTTGGGCAGCCGGTTCCATGGCCTTCGCTTTATTTG GGATTTTGTTGACCCTGGCTGTGGCTTTCATCTTCTGGCGCCACCGACAAACTCCCGTGATCAAGGCTTCGGGACGGGAGCTATCAGCCATCCTACTGTTGGCGACACTCTGCTCGTTTGCCATGACCTTTCTGATCGCCTCACGTCCGACCGGTTTCAAGTGCGGGGTGACTCGATTCTCACTCGGCCTCACGCACACTGTCGCCTTCGCAGCAATCGCAGTCAAGACTAACAG AGTTGCTCGAATTTTCGGAACGAAAAAGACGGGCTCAACGTCGCTGACCTGCCCCCGCGCCAAATACATCAGCCCGCGATCTCAACTGGCCATCACCGGCGCTCTGACTCTGATCGAAGTCTTCGTTAACGCTTCCTGGCTGATTTATCAGTCACCCAGGACCACTCACATCTTTCCCGATAG ATACAAGCGAGTCCTCATCTGCGAGGGTATGGATCATTACACTTACCTCGTCGGCCTTGTCTATCCCCTGATTCTAATTGGTTGCTGCACTGTCTACGCCTTCCAAACTCGCAAGTGTCCCGGCGGTTTTAATGAGGCCCGCTATATCGGCTTCTCTACTTACACCACTTGCGTCTTGTGGATGGCTTTTATTCCGCTCTTCTTGACTGCGCCCACCACAACACTGCGAATCGTCACGCTCGCCATGTCCATGTCCATCAG CGGAATTGTCCAGTTGGCCTGTCTCTTTGCCCCCAAAGTCTACATTGTCCTTTGCAAACCAGAGAAGAACACTCGAACGGGAGTCATGGCCCAGCATCGATCCAG CAGTTCGTATGCGCTTGCCACTCCGCCCAGCATCGCGCTGCATCCGCTGCACAACAACCAGGGCAGCCAGCTGACGATCGCAAATGGAACCGAAGTCGGCGAGTTGTTTGCCGACGGtcatcatcaacaacaacagcggagAAAATCGATTCAAGCTCAACACTTACTTGGGGCTTCGTCCGATTGTGAGGAGAACACAATGAGGCTGACACCTCACAACAGTGAACTGCACTTGCCCGATGACACCGTCA GCGAGTCGAGTGTTTACACCCTGAAAATGAAGAGACCCAGCAAAGGCACCGTTCATTTTGACTGTGAAGACATTGACGTAATAGatcagcagcaacaaaagCAGCAACAACTTAAAGTCGACAACGAATGCAACAACTTTGATTCGAAATCGATAGACTGA